One Halobacterium zhouii genomic region harbors:
- a CDS encoding phosphoglucomutase/phosphomannomutase family protein: MDAISFGTDGWRATLDTFTSERVRMVAQAAADHLAEESRGSETVAVGYDARETSRGFAEDAADVLAINGFDVVLPERDCPTPLVAHAIVERDLAGALVITASHNPPEYNGVKFIPSDGAPALPEVTEAIEANLREPETGERTGDVRDVDFVESHAEHCLGLVDADLSELTVVYDAMHGSGRGVTDALLERAGADVVRRRCERDPTFGGTPPEPDEENLRGLADAVEEHDADFGVANDGDADRVAVVTPERGVLDGNRFYALAYDYLLEDDSGPAVRTVSTTFLVDRLAEAHDCEVVETPVGFKWVAAAMGEHDALFGGEESGGYTMRGHVREKDGVLMALLAGAAASEQSLDARLDAITAEHGDIHQDKVSVDCPDDRKQAVLDDLADRLPDAVAGVDVERVNDADGFKILLADGTWLLVRPSGTEPKMRVYAEADSPERVETLLGAGRDLVEPLI, encoded by the coding sequence ATGGACGCCATCTCATTCGGGACCGACGGCTGGCGCGCCACGCTCGACACGTTCACGAGCGAGCGCGTCCGGATGGTCGCGCAGGCCGCCGCCGACCACCTGGCAGAGGAGAGTCGAGGCAGCGAGACGGTCGCGGTCGGCTACGACGCCCGCGAGACGTCCCGCGGGTTCGCGGAGGACGCCGCAGACGTGCTGGCGATCAACGGCTTCGACGTGGTGCTCCCGGAGCGGGACTGCCCGACGCCGCTCGTCGCCCACGCCATCGTGGAGCGGGACCTTGCGGGCGCGCTCGTCATCACGGCCTCCCACAACCCGCCGGAGTACAACGGCGTGAAGTTCATCCCCTCGGACGGCGCGCCCGCGCTCCCCGAGGTCACGGAGGCCATCGAGGCGAACCTGCGGGAACCCGAGACCGGCGAGCGGACCGGCGATGTCCGGGACGTGGATTTCGTGGAGTCTCACGCCGAACACTGCCTCGGTCTCGTGGATGCGGACCTCTCGGAGCTGACGGTCGTCTACGACGCGATGCACGGGAGCGGGCGCGGCGTCACAGACGCGCTCCTCGAACGGGCGGGCGCGGACGTAGTTCGCCGGCGCTGCGAGCGCGACCCCACGTTCGGCGGTACGCCCCCGGAACCCGACGAGGAGAACCTCCGCGGACTCGCTGACGCCGTCGAGGAGCACGACGCGGACTTCGGCGTGGCGAACGACGGCGACGCCGACCGCGTCGCGGTGGTCACGCCCGAACGCGGCGTACTCGACGGGAACCGATTCTACGCGCTCGCCTACGACTACCTGCTCGAGGATGACTCGGGGCCCGCCGTTCGCACCGTCTCGACGACGTTCCTCGTGGACAGACTCGCCGAAGCCCACGACTGCGAGGTGGTGGAGACGCCGGTCGGCTTCAAGTGGGTGGCGGCGGCGATGGGCGAGCACGACGCGCTGTTCGGCGGCGAGGAGTCCGGCGGCTACACGATGCGCGGCCACGTCCGGGAGAAGGACGGCGTGCTGATGGCGCTGCTCGCGGGCGCCGCGGCGAGCGAGCAGTCCCTCGACGCGCGCCTCGACGCCATCACCGCCGAGCACGGCGACATCCACCAGGACAAGGTGAGCGTGGACTGCCCGGACGACCGCAAACAGGCGGTACTCGACGACCTCGCGGACCGACTCCCGGACGCAGTCGCGGGCGTGGACGTCGAGCGCGTGAACGACGCGGACGGCTTCAAGATCTTGCTCGCGGACGGCACGTGGCTGCTCGTCCGGCCCTCTGGGACGGAGCCGAAGATGCGGGTCTACGCGGAGGCGGACAGCCCCGAGCGCGTCGAGACGCTGCTCGGCGCGGGCCGCGACCTGGTCGAACCGCTCATCTGA
- a CDS encoding NADPH-dependent FMN reductase has protein sequence MTDAPLVVGVSGSRRDGSHTLKGIKLALAAAEAEGAETDLIDLGDVDLPLYHPDRDAADSGDAVDLLARVRAADAVVVGSPVYHASYSSTFRNFHDYCGFDEYEDTVVGLLVVAGGGTIASTLDHMRVTMRGVHAHVIPGQVGVRNASSKFEADGTMIDSDIADRIDALAEDVVEEARIRMAARDQTETASVDD, from the coding sequence ATGACAGATGCGCCGCTCGTCGTCGGCGTCTCCGGCAGTCGCCGCGACGGCAGTCACACACTGAAGGGCATCAAACTCGCGCTCGCCGCCGCCGAGGCCGAGGGCGCGGAGACGGACCTGATCGACCTCGGCGACGTCGACCTGCCGCTGTACCACCCGGACCGCGACGCCGCGGACTCCGGCGACGCGGTCGACCTGTTGGCGCGCGTTCGCGCCGCCGACGCCGTCGTCGTCGGGTCGCCGGTGTACCACGCGAGCTACTCCTCGACGTTCCGGAACTTCCACGACTACTGCGGGTTCGACGAGTACGAGGACACCGTCGTCGGCCTGCTCGTCGTCGCGGGCGGCGGCACCATCGCGTCGACGCTCGACCACATGCGCGTCACGATGCGCGGCGTCCACGCCCACGTCATCCCGGGGCAGGTCGGCGTCCGCAACGCCTCTAGCAAGTTCGAAGCCGACGGCACGATGATCGATTCGGACATCGCGGACCGAATCGACGCGCTCGCCGAGGACGTCGTCGAGGAAGCCCGCATCCGGATGGCAGCGCGCGACCAGACCGAAACGGCGTCGGTGGACGACTGA
- a CDS encoding DUF7504 family protein: MTTVGRSVQADALAATDAATLVYAPGFAPGRERACESLLESADAALAISLRRQPSSWLDARGADAIPPTRFVATHDHADCVRTVSSPGDLTGLGIAVSECLDALPEDTTPGVCLDSLTTLLQYVDESRAFRFLQVLVNRVRAAGGSIHCHVNPDAHDEQVCGSFDSLFDGAITVDE; encoded by the coding sequence ATGACGACAGTCGGACGTTCCGTGCAGGCGGACGCGCTCGCCGCAACCGATGCCGCCACGCTCGTGTACGCCCCCGGGTTCGCTCCCGGCCGCGAACGCGCCTGCGAGTCGCTGCTCGAATCCGCCGACGCCGCGCTCGCAATCTCGCTCCGTCGGCAGCCGTCCTCGTGGCTGGACGCCCGTGGCGCCGACGCGATTCCGCCGACGCGATTCGTCGCCACTCACGATCACGCCGACTGCGTGCGAACCGTCTCGTCTCCCGGCGACCTCACGGGTCTCGGCATCGCCGTTTCGGAGTGTCTCGACGCGCTCCCCGAGGACACCACGCCCGGCGTCTGCCTGGACTCGCTCACGACGCTCCTCCAGTACGTCGACGAGTCCCGCGCGTTCCGCTTCCTCCAGGTGCTCGTGAACCGCGTCCGCGCCGCCGGCGGTAGCATCCACTGCCACGTCAACCCGGACGCCCACGACGAACAGGTCTGTGGCTCCTTCGACAGCCTCTTCGACGGCGCCATCACTGTCGACGAGTAG
- the samp2 gene encoding ubiquitin-like small modifier protein SAMP2, whose protein sequence is MRVTVEVVGADTHEFDVTDETYADLLERVDLSPHEVSVMVDGRPVPENQSVDAEHVRVLRLIRGG, encoded by the coding sequence ATGCGCGTGACCGTCGAGGTGGTCGGAGCGGACACCCACGAGTTCGACGTGACCGACGAGACGTACGCGGACCTCCTCGAGCGCGTCGACCTCAGCCCCCACGAGGTGTCCGTGATGGTCGACGGACGCCCGGTCCCCGAGAACCAGTCCGTCGACGCCGAACACGTCCGCGTCCTCCGCCTCATCCGGGGTGGGTAG
- a CDS encoding GIY-YIG nuclease family protein, translated as MHHVYVLECSDDTYYTGYTTDVQRRVAEHDAGDGAKYTRGRTPVELRHTESFESKSAAMRREHEIKQLSRAEKEGLF; from the coding sequence GTGCACCACGTCTACGTCCTCGAGTGCAGCGACGACACCTACTACACGGGGTACACCACGGACGTCCAGCGGCGCGTCGCGGAACACGACGCGGGCGACGGTGCGAAGTACACGCGGGGCCGCACGCCGGTCGAACTGCGGCACACGGAGTCCTTCGAGTCGAAGTCGGCGGCGATGCGCCGCGAGCACGAGATAAAACAGCTCTCGCGGGCCGAGAAAGAGGGGCTGTTCTGA
- a CDS encoding DUF7563 family protein codes for MARCDYCDGHVSDNFARVFSDEDGRLLACPNCSANVGIAEVSRNRAREA; via the coding sequence ATGGCACGCTGTGACTACTGTGATGGCCACGTTTCGGACAACTTCGCGCGCGTCTTCTCGGACGAGGACGGCCGACTGCTGGCCTGTCCGAACTGCTCGGCCAACGTCGGCATCGCGGAGGTGTCACGGAACCGAGCGCGCGAAGCGTGA
- a CDS encoding ORC1-type DNA replication protein, with protein MSDDPEDGMLGWDESVFRDEHVFEIDYVPEAFDHRESQLQTLQYALRPAVRGSRPLNVMVRGPPGTGKTTAVQKLYGELGNQPGVRTVRVNCQVDSTRYAVFSRVFEEIFEYEPPSSGISFKKLFGQVAERIADEDEVLVVALDDVNYLFYEGEASDTLYSLLRAHEAHEGARVGVIVVSSDLDLDVIEELDGRVQSVFRPEEAYFPAYDLGEIVDILQNRIDVGFREDAVSTTVLDKVAELTDEAGDLRVGIDVLRRAGLHAESRASKTVEPEDVDAVYEEAKHIHLSRSLGALAENERTLVETVAENDGDQAGDVYDSFHDETGLGYTRYTEIVNKLDKLGLIEAEYEELEGRGRSRTLRLAHDPDTVREQL; from the coding sequence ATGAGTGACGACCCCGAGGACGGAATGCTGGGCTGGGACGAATCCGTCTTTCGGGACGAACACGTCTTCGAAATCGACTACGTCCCCGAGGCGTTCGACCACCGCGAGTCACAACTCCAGACCCTGCAGTACGCGCTCCGTCCCGCTGTCCGCGGCTCACGCCCGCTGAACGTGATGGTGCGCGGGCCGCCCGGCACCGGGAAGACCACCGCCGTCCAGAAACTGTACGGCGAACTCGGCAACCAACCCGGCGTGCGGACGGTGCGCGTGAACTGCCAGGTCGACTCCACGCGGTACGCCGTCTTCTCCCGCGTCTTCGAGGAGATATTCGAGTACGAACCGCCCTCGTCGGGCATCTCCTTCAAGAAACTGTTCGGGCAGGTCGCCGAACGAATCGCGGACGAAGACGAGGTGCTGGTGGTCGCCCTCGACGACGTGAACTACCTCTTCTACGAGGGCGAAGCCAGCGACACGCTGTACTCGCTGCTGCGCGCCCACGAAGCCCACGAGGGCGCTCGCGTCGGCGTCATCGTCGTCTCCTCGGACCTCGACCTCGACGTCATCGAGGAACTCGACGGACGCGTGCAGTCCGTGTTCCGACCAGAGGAGGCGTACTTCCCCGCGTACGACCTCGGCGAGATAGTGGACATCCTCCAGAACCGAATCGACGTCGGCTTTCGCGAAGACGCCGTGTCCACGACCGTCCTCGACAAGGTCGCCGAACTCACCGACGAAGCGGGCGACCTCCGGGTCGGCATCGACGTGCTCCGTCGCGCCGGCCTGCACGCCGAATCTCGCGCGAGCAAGACCGTCGAACCCGAGGACGTCGACGCCGTCTACGAGGAAGCGAAACACATCCACCTCTCCCGGAGCCTCGGCGCGCTCGCGGAGAACGAGCGAACGCTCGTGGAGACAGTGGCGGAAAACGACGGCGACCAGGCCGGCGACGTCTACGACTCGTTCCACGACGAGACCGGCCTCGGTTACACGCGCTACACGGAGATCGTGAACAAACTCGACAAACTCGGCCTCATCGAAGCCGAGTACGAGGAACTCGAGGGACGCGGCCGCTCGCGCACACTCCGCCTCGCGCACGACCCCGACACGGTCAGAGAGCAACTCTAA
- a CDS encoding GNAT family N-acetyltransferase, whose amino-acid sequence MADYWDADSAARDPTVRRATEADHLDALRILDAAMLETDADAIQERIDAGTVLVAVDGERVVGALVAAPRNSELDEEPRDGELDEEPHDGELDEEPHDAGAHVDAIAVRRRRRASGIGSRLVEAAVEHWTPLTAEFDPDVKPFYENLGFDCEATGERFRGVLD is encoded by the coding sequence GTGGCGGACTACTGGGACGCCGACAGCGCGGCGCGCGACCCCACCGTTCGTCGCGCTACCGAAGCAGATCACCTCGACGCGCTGCGGATTCTCGACGCCGCGATGCTCGAGACCGACGCCGACGCGATCCAGGAGCGCATCGACGCCGGAACTGTTCTCGTTGCGGTCGACGGCGAGCGCGTCGTCGGAGCACTCGTCGCCGCCCCCCGAAACAGCGAACTGGACGAGGAACCACGCGACGGTGAACTGGACGAGGAACCACACGACGGTGAACTGGACGAGGAACCACACGACGCCGGTGCACACGTCGATGCAATCGCAGTCCGGCGGCGCCGCCGAGCGAGCGGGATCGGCTCCCGACTGGTCGAGGCCGCCGTGGAGCACTGGACGCCGCTCACGGCCGAGTTCGATCCCGACGTGAAGCCGTTCTACGAGAATCTGGGGTTCGACTGCGAAGCGACGGGAGAGCGGTTCCGAGGCGTGCTGGACTGA
- a CDS encoding DUF1931 family protein, which yields MADLIVKAAVKEALDDKNVASDFYEALDDKVEDLLDDAAGRAESNGRKTVQPRDL from the coding sequence ATGGCAGACCTCATCGTCAAGGCCGCTGTGAAGGAAGCACTCGATGACAAGAACGTCGCCTCCGACTTCTACGAGGCGCTCGACGACAAGGTCGAGGATCTCCTCGACGACGCCGCTGGCCGCGCCGAGTCCAACGGTCGCAAGACGGTCCAGCCGCGCGACCTGTAA
- a CDS encoding bactofilin family protein produces the protein MATSVGRHALAVTLVVLLATSLFAGVAAADQRTGDTIIVEEGETVTGGLQATGGTVIVRGTVEGDLEAFAGTIEIAESGVVTGDVTAVGGSVRIAGRVEGDAQLASGTVVITESAVVTGDVQAATGSFTLDGTVQGSVRVGAGTIVLGPQAVVQGDLVYDGDLTRAEGSAVGGQVREDSSLGGGFGVPSIASWVVSLYSLLVTLLVGALLLLVLPGTSATVARETANSPVRTAVLGILVLVGVPLLVVVLLLTVVGIPIAFVVAFLYALLLWLAFVWGQYAIGAWLLGLADTDSRWLALIVGVLVVFLLGLVPILGGIVSFVVLLFGLGGVGVAVYRAGRRRREDDTLRRENGV, from the coding sequence ATGGCCACCAGTGTCGGGCGTCACGCGCTCGCAGTCACGCTCGTGGTGCTTCTCGCTACGTCGCTGTTCGCTGGCGTCGCTGCCGCCGACCAGCGCACCGGTGACACGATCATCGTCGAGGAGGGCGAGACGGTCACGGGCGGACTCCAGGCTACGGGCGGCACCGTCATCGTGCGCGGTACCGTCGAGGGCGACCTGGAGGCGTTCGCCGGCACGATCGAGATCGCCGAAAGCGGGGTCGTCACCGGTGACGTCACCGCCGTCGGCGGGTCGGTCCGCATCGCCGGTCGCGTGGAGGGTGACGCCCAGCTCGCGAGCGGAACCGTCGTCATCACGGAGTCCGCCGTCGTGACCGGGGACGTCCAGGCGGCCACCGGGTCGTTCACGCTCGACGGTACCGTCCAGGGGTCCGTGCGCGTCGGCGCAGGGACTATCGTGCTCGGCCCGCAGGCCGTCGTCCAGGGTGACCTCGTCTACGACGGCGACCTCACCCGCGCGGAGGGGTCAGCCGTCGGCGGACAGGTGCGTGAGGACTCCAGTCTTGGCGGTGGGTTCGGCGTGCCGTCCATCGCGTCCTGGGTGGTGTCGCTGTACAGCCTGCTCGTCACGCTCCTCGTCGGCGCGCTCCTGTTGCTCGTGCTTCCCGGCACCAGCGCCACCGTCGCCAGAGAGACCGCGAACTCGCCGGTCCGAACCGCCGTCCTCGGTATCCTCGTGCTCGTCGGCGTGCCGCTGCTCGTCGTCGTGTTGTTGCTCACCGTCGTCGGCATCCCCATCGCGTTCGTCGTCGCGTTCCTGTACGCACTCTTGTTGTGGCTCGCGTTCGTCTGGGGGCAGTACGCCATCGGCGCGTGGCTGCTCGGCCTCGCTGACACCGACAGCCGGTGGCTTGCCCTGATCGTCGGTGTGCTCGTCGTCTTCCTGCTCGGCCTCGTGCCGATTCTCGGCGGCATCGTCTCGTTCGTCGTACTCCTGTTCGGTCTCGGCGGCGTCGGGGTCGCCGTCTACCGCGCAGGTCGTCGACGGCGTGAGGACGACACGCTGCGCCGCGAGAACGGAGTCTGA
- the rpiA gene encoding ribose-5-phosphate isomerase RpiA: MKNASGSNAAKQLAGEAAAEEVEDGMVVGLGTGSTTAYAVRALGNAVDAGLDVEGVPTSFQSRQLAIDCGIPLTTLEESSVDLAIDGADQVASGRTGPVLVKGGGAAHASEKVVDASADRFVVVADPSKEADTLDHPIPVAVLPDAYPVVEEAVRGLGGDPELRAAECKDGPVVTDDGNLVLDCGFGEISDPASLASELSAVPGAVEHGLFVDLADAVYVGTDDDVRIRET; this comes from the coding sequence ATGAAAAACGCGAGCGGAAGCAACGCTGCGAAACAACTCGCCGGTGAGGCCGCTGCCGAGGAAGTCGAGGACGGGATGGTCGTCGGACTCGGTACCGGGAGTACGACCGCGTACGCCGTCCGCGCGCTCGGCAACGCCGTCGACGCAGGACTCGACGTCGAGGGTGTGCCGACGTCGTTCCAGTCCCGCCAGCTCGCCATCGACTGCGGGATTCCGCTGACCACGCTCGAGGAGTCCTCGGTCGACCTCGCTATCGACGGCGCGGACCAGGTCGCGAGCGGCCGGACGGGGCCGGTGCTCGTGAAGGGCGGCGGGGCGGCCCACGCCAGCGAGAAGGTGGTGGACGCGAGCGCCGACCGCTTCGTGGTCGTCGCCGACCCATCGAAGGAGGCCGACACACTCGACCACCCGATACCGGTGGCGGTGCTGCCGGACGCGTACCCGGTTGTCGAGGAGGCCGTCCGCGGTCTCGGCGGCGACCCGGAGTTGCGCGCTGCCGAGTGCAAGGACGGCCCGGTCGTCACGGACGACGGCAACCTCGTACTGGATTGTGGTTTCGGCGAGATTTCGGATCCTGCGTCGCTCGCGTCGGAACTATCGGCGGTCCCCGGCGCCGTCGAGCACGGTCTGTTCGTAGACCTCGCAGACGCGGTCTACGTCGGCACGGACGACGACGTCCGCATCCGCGAGACGTAA